From Leishmania braziliensis MHOM/BR/75/M2904 WGS CADA00000000 data, contig 59, whole genome shotgun sequence, a single genomic window includes:
- a CDS encoding SLACS like gene retrotransposon element has protein sequence MLKRHFEWANPIHSSFYYCTAVDVNGAGCTYANDSEKAVQDHIRERHPGSGATPRRFGMSPFHGGMATIGPSCSITAAVAAVCTMPGIPDIDATLLRAFRGSTADTAREVIGALGLQLPTSPGWALEKLTAQDDAIRRAFAATARQDIYCSWCGETEEGQPEPQIATVTYEAPAGGLPGTTATAISEAFGHVSANLPHHCPACRTEGATLSALSVFLFGEAVAITVIPPAGNQKAVGLPELPLEVMLPTALFSQNPYKLHAAICATTPKHVVAYVLCLEDGKEQWHRYDGTVHDTDVPPPDPATIDTLIFTRAPYKPAGEGDDEEDTGTHPVRPTRPTAPPPPPSRDPWGRTTYGMHPDIAEQEEEDTGIAPRPAEPRTETHTTQPATRHRKGGRGERHDRERAHGARPGRRGRVTNLRRGTAPISPRREHGSTADRD, from the coding sequence CAGCAGCTTCTATTACTGCACAGCTGTGGATGTCAACGGAGCCGGTTGCACATACGCAAACGACTCCGAAAAGGCGGTCCAGGACCACATTCGCGAGCGCCACCCCGGGTCCGGAGCAACACCACGACGATTCGGAATGTCACCATTCCACGGCGGTATGGCGACAATCGGGCCGTCGTGCTCGATAacggccgccgtcgccgctgtctgCACGATGCCGGGAATCCCGGACATCGATGCAACTCTCCTCCGAGCCTTCCGCGGATCCACGGCCGACACCGCGCGGGAGGTGATCGGAGCACTCGGCCTCCAGCTTCCCACCTCACCGGGATGGGCCCTGGAGAAACTCACGGCACAGGACGACGCCATCAGACgcgccttcgccgccacggcgcgcCAAGACATCTACTGTTCCTGGTGCGGTGAAACGGAAGAGGGACAGCCAGAACCACAGATAGCAACTGTGACCTACGAGGCGCCGGCCGGCGGCCTCCCAGGCACCACGGCGACCGCTATCAGCGAGGCATTCGGCCACGTATCGGCCAACTTGCCTCACCACTGCCCGGCTTGCCGCACCGAAGGCGCCACTCTATCTGCACTGTCGGTTTTTCTCTTCGGAGAAGCCGTGGCAATCACAGTCATACCGCCAGCTGGAAACCAGAAAGCGGTAGGTCTGCCGGAATTGCCGCTGGAGGTGATGCTCCCGACGGCGCTCTTCAGCCAGAACCCCTATAAACTCCACGCCGCGATCTGCGCCACGACGCCGAAGCACGTGGTCGCATACGTCCTGTGCCTGGAAGATGGGAAGGAGCAATGGCACCGCTACGACGGCACCGTTCACGACACagacgtgccgccgccagacCCAGCCACCATCGACACCCTGATCTTCACACGCGCTCCCTACAAGCCGGCCGGCGAgggagacgacgaggaggacacaGGCACCCACCCAGTCAGGCCAACGCGgccaacagcaccgccaccgccaccgtcacgcGACCCGTGGGGCCGCACAACCTACGGCATGCACCCGGACATCGcggagcaagaggaggaagacaccGGGATCGCACCCAGGCCGGCCGAGCCACGGACggagacacacaccaccCAGCCAGCCACCCGACAccgaaagggagggagaggagagcgacacgACCGAGAGCGTGCACACGGAGCCCGACCAGGCCGCCGAGGACGTGTCACAAACCTCCGACGAGGCACGGCACCGATTTCGCCACGGCGAGAAcacggcagcacagcagacCGGGACGA